From one Novosphingobium sp. genomic stretch:
- a CDS encoding arylamine N-acetyltransferase — MQNEAILKSYLARLGLGKTPDLDVAGLDALQRAHRLSIGFANLDVMLSHPIRIDLDSIADKLISRQRGGYCFEHNALFGAMLAELGFANRPLLGRVWLGSDWPGEPATTPPQTHTLRLTTIAGAPWIADAGFGGAYVPPLPLSDGAQAATPDGALHRLRRVGAEGAATGEWLLERAGPASATDGRAQAHDAFQPQYSFSLAEVVPVDLELSNHWTFTRAGTRFTSGCLVSIVLPDGFASLNGRRLSVHHSGQGDVSEVASAAAWREVLGDLFRVQISQEEAERLFDQRG, encoded by the coding sequence ATGCAAAATGAGGCAATTCTCAAGAGCTATCTCGCCCGCCTCGGCCTCGGCAAAACGCCTGACCTCGATGTTGCCGGTCTCGATGCCCTGCAGCGCGCGCATCGCCTGTCGATCGGCTTTGCGAATCTCGACGTGATGCTGAGCCACCCCATCCGCATCGATCTCGACAGCATCGCCGACAAGCTGATCAGCCGTCAGCGCGGCGGCTATTGCTTCGAACACAATGCCCTTTTCGGTGCCATGCTGGCCGAACTGGGTTTCGCCAACCGGCCTCTGCTCGGCCGCGTCTGGCTGGGCAGCGACTGGCCCGGCGAGCCCGCGACCACCCCGCCCCAGACCCACACGCTGCGTCTGACCACCATCGCGGGCGCGCCATGGATTGCTGATGCCGGTTTCGGCGGCGCCTATGTGCCACCGTTGCCGCTGTCCGACGGCGCTCAGGCCGCCACGCCCGATGGTGCGCTGCACCGCCTGCGCCGCGTCGGCGCCGAGGGCGCGGCCACCGGCGAATGGCTGCTGGAGCGTGCCGGACCCGCCAGCGCCACCGACGGCAGGGCGCAGGCCCACGACGCTTTCCAGCCGCAATACAGCTTCTCTCTGGCCGAGGTCGTGCCGGTTGATCTGGAGCTGTCCAACCACTGGACTTTCACCCGCGCGGGGACGCGGTTCACCAGTGGCTGTCTGGTGTCCATCGTGTTGCCGGATGGTTTTGCCTCGCTCAATGGGCGGCGGTTGAGTGTGCACCACTCCGGGCAGGGGGACGTCAGTGAGGTTGCTTCTGCCGCTGCGTGGCGGGAGGTGCTGGGGGATCTGTTCAGGGTTCAGATCAGCCAGGAAGAGGCGGAAAGGCTTTTCGATCAAAGGGGGTAA
- a CDS encoding molybdenum cofactor synthesis domain-containing protein, giving the protein MAIDETRVFKPINIALLTMSDTRTAENDTSGDILAERITSKGHKLASRAILREDAILLAGTLADLVRDPDVDCVISTGGTGLTGRDVTPEALAHVIATFAGREIPGFGELFRWISYTTIGTSTVQSRAMAVVAEGTYIFALPGSNGAVKDGWDRILDEQLDSRNRPCNFIELMPRLKEV; this is encoded by the coding sequence GTGGCCATTGACGAGACGCGGGTCTTCAAGCCGATCAACATCGCTCTGCTGACCATGTCCGACACGCGCACGGCGGAGAATGACACCTCCGGCGATATCCTTGCCGAGCGGATCACCAGCAAGGGCCACAAGCTGGCCTCCCGCGCGATCCTGCGCGAGGATGCGATCCTGCTGGCAGGCACGCTGGCGGATCTGGTGCGCGATCCCGACGTGGATTGCGTGATCTCCACCGGCGGGACAGGCCTGACCGGGCGCGACGTGACTCCCGAGGCGCTGGCCCATGTGATCGCCACCTTCGCGGGGCGCGAGATCCCCGGCTTCGGCGAGCTGTTCCGCTGGATCAGCTACACCACCATCGGCACCTCCACCGTGCAGTCGCGCGCCATGGCCGTGGTGGCGGAGGGGACCTATATCTTCGCCCTGCCCGGATCGAACGGCGCGGTGAAGGACGGCTGGGACCGTATCCTCGACGAGCAGTTGGACAGTCGGAACCGGCCCTGCAACTTTATCGAGCTGATGCCTCGGTTGAAGGAAGTTTGA
- the dnaE gene encoding DNA polymerase III subunit alpha, whose amino-acid sequence MASYSPFVPLRIYSSFTMLDGAIDPKAIAKLAKTRGFPAIAITDKNGLYAAPAFSSACKDAGIQPIVGTALAIARPEGSNVSGAFGPAAPTLDWLVLLAQNEAGWLNLCHLVSQAHLERPLEYEPHVPLAAMEGHTDGLICLTGAGDGAVTRLIAEGQQGAAERYLSTLETYFPERLYVEIARRGNEAEDGAEDAVVDLAYARDLPLIATNPAHFAEPGGFAAHDSMLCIANSTHVDAVDRPRSSKEAWVKPAPVMEHAFADLPEAVANSLVVAQRCAYVPPKRKPLLPSLAGDKEGEARMMVDLSRAGLAKRLAPYWPGVDEPTLDAALAKQGEERVAAYEALRPLGVTEDFFEYADRLDFETGIINRMGFAGYFLIVADFIQWGKQNDIPVGPGRGSGAGSLVAWALTITDLDPLKLGLLFERFLNPERVSMPDFDIDFCETRRGEVIRYVQAKYGADHVAQIITFGKLKARAVLRDTGRILQMSYGQVDRLTKMVPNHPTDPWSLERALNGVPELHREYTNDPEVKRLIDLAMQLEGMPRNSSTHAAGVVIGDRPLAQLVPLYRDPRSDMPVTQFDMKYVEDTGLIKFDFLGLKTLSVLRKAVDLLGKRGISIDLGALAWDDADVYTLLQRGDTVGVFQLESEGMRRTLAAVKPTNFGDIIALVSLYRPGPMDNIPLFGRRKNGLESIEYPHDKLSVILAETYGIFVYQEQVMQAAQILAGYSLGDADLLRRAMGKKVQAEMDAQRLRFVEGCKVNSDIPAAKANELFDLIDKFAGYGFNKSHAAAYALLAYQTAWFKAHYPHEFYAAAMCFDMHQSEKLAIFVDDMRRNGFAIAGPCMNHSEAEFTVEETSDGYAVRYALAGIRNVGEKAMEQVVAEREANGLFKDLEDLFTRVPYGSLNRRALEGLASSGAFDMLEPNRAKVMANADMLLACADEAERTRTSGQGGLFGSDGDTAALRLTETPAWSRMDQMGKERENFGFYFAAHPVAQWHAIASANGARSYGALMSQGAPPGGRANAVMACMVESVQKRKTKRGKDFIMAEFSDSSGQFSASCFEETLVEPFLNWAKESTCILLTVELDSPSPEEPPRVTIRGGQPLSEVRNAARMMLRIEVSQPEAFVQLATILPRVGAGEGSGASAKGEVVATLKTGDPVPPQLRLGQDFALDGDLVEVIAAIEGVTVLSFAPQRGRAQLRLVA is encoded by the coding sequence ATGGCGTCTTATTCCCCCTTCGTGCCCTTGCGCATCTATTCCAGCTTCACGATGCTGGACGGCGCGATCGATCCCAAGGCGATTGCCAAGCTGGCCAAGACGCGCGGTTTCCCCGCCATTGCGATCACCGACAAGAACGGACTTTACGCAGCGCCTGCCTTTTCCAGCGCCTGCAAGGACGCGGGCATTCAGCCGATCGTCGGCACGGCGCTGGCGATCGCCCGGCCCGAGGGGAGCAATGTCTCCGGCGCCTTTGGCCCTGCCGCGCCCACGCTCGACTGGCTGGTGCTGCTGGCGCAGAACGAGGCCGGGTGGCTGAACCTGTGCCATCTGGTCAGCCAGGCGCATCTGGAGCGCCCGCTGGAGTATGAGCCACATGTGCCGCTCGCCGCGATGGAGGGCCACACCGATGGCCTGATCTGCCTGACCGGGGCAGGCGACGGCGCCGTCACCCGCCTGATCGCGGAAGGCCAGCAGGGCGCGGCGGAGCGTTACCTCTCCACGCTTGAAACCTATTTCCCCGAGCGGCTCTACGTCGAGATCGCGCGGCGCGGGAATGAGGCCGAGGATGGCGCCGAGGATGCGGTGGTCGATCTGGCCTATGCCCGCGATCTGCCGCTGATCGCCACCAACCCCGCGCATTTCGCCGAGCCGGGCGGCTTTGCCGCGCATGATTCCATGCTCTGCATCGCCAACTCCACCCATGTCGATGCGGTGGACCGCCCGCGTTCCAGCAAGGAGGCCTGGGTCAAGCCCGCCCCCGTGATGGAACACGCCTTCGCCGATCTGCCCGAGGCTGTGGCCAACTCGCTGGTGGTGGCGCAGCGCTGCGCCTATGTGCCGCCCAAGCGCAAACCCCTGCTGCCGAGCCTCGCGGGCGACAAGGAAGGCGAGGCGCGGATGATGGTCGATCTGTCGCGCGCCGGTCTGGCCAAGCGTCTGGCGCCTTACTGGCCCGGCGTAGACGAACCGACGCTCGATGCGGCCTTGGCCAAACAGGGCGAGGAGCGCGTCGCCGCCTATGAGGCCCTGCGCCCGCTGGGCGTCACCGAAGACTTCTTCGAATATGCCGACCGCCTCGATTTCGAGACGGGCATCATCAACCGCATGGGCTTTGCCGGCTACTTCCTGATTGTGGCCGACTTTATCCAGTGGGGTAAGCAGAACGACATTCCGGTGGGGCCGGGGCGTGGTTCGGGCGCCGGTTCGCTGGTGGCCTGGGCGCTGACCATCACCGATCTCGATCCGCTGAAACTCGGCCTGCTGTTCGAACGCTTCCTGAACCCGGAACGCGTCTCGATGCCCGACTTCGACATCGACTTCTGCGAAACCCGTCGCGGCGAGGTGATCCGCTATGTGCAGGCCAAATATGGCGCGGATCATGTGGCGCAGATCATCACCTTCGGTAAGCTGAAGGCCCGCGCCGTGCTGCGCGATACGGGCCGTATTTTGCAGATGAGCTATGGCCAGGTCGACCGCCTGACCAAGATGGTGCCCAACCATCCCACCGATCCGTGGTCGCTGGAGCGCGCTCTGAATGGCGTGCCCGAACTGCACCGTGAATACACCAATGACCCCGAGGTGAAGCGCCTGATCGATCTGGCGATGCAGCTTGAGGGCATGCCGCGCAACTCGTCCACTCACGCGGCGGGCGTGGTGATCGGCGACAGGCCGCTGGCGCAACTGGTGCCGCTGTACCGCGATCCGCGCTCCGACATGCCGGTGACCCAGTTCGACATGAAATATGTCGAGGACACGGGCCTGATCAAATTCGACTTTCTGGGCCTGAAAACGCTGTCCGTGCTGCGCAAGGCGGTGGATTTGCTCGGCAAGCGCGGGATCAGCATCGATCTGGGCGCGCTGGCCTGGGACGATGCAGATGTCTACACGCTGCTGCAGCGGGGCGACACGGTCGGCGTGTTCCAGCTCGAATCCGAAGGCATGCGGCGCACGCTGGCGGCGGTGAAGCCCACCAATTTCGGTGATATTATCGCTCTGGTGTCACTGTACCGTCCGGGGCCGATGGACAACATTCCGCTCTTCGGCCGCCGCAAGAACGGGCTGGAGAGCATCGAATATCCGCATGACAAGCTGAGCGTCATTCTCGCCGAAACCTATGGCATCTTCGTCTATCAGGAACAGGTGATGCAGGCCGCGCAGATCCTTGCCGGCTACTCGCTGGGCGACGCAGATTTGCTGCGCCGCGCGATGGGCAAGAAGGTGCAGGCGGAAATGGACGCCCAGCGCCTGCGCTTCGTGGAAGGCTGCAAGGTCAATTCAGACATTCCGGCGGCCAAGGCCAACGAGCTGTTCGACTTGATCGACAAATTCGCGGGCTATGGCTTCAACAAATCGCACGCCGCCGCCTACGCTTTGCTGGCGTATCAGACGGCGTGGTTCAAGGCGCATTACCCCCACGAATTCTACGCTGCCGCCATGTGCTTCGATATGCATCAATCTGAAAAGCTGGCGATTTTCGTGGACGATATGCGCCGCAACGGCTTCGCCATCGCCGGGCCCTGCATGAACCACTCCGAGGCCGAATTCACCGTCGAGGAAACCAGCGACGGCTATGCGGTGCGCTACGCGCTGGCGGGCATCCGCAACGTGGGCGAAAAGGCCATGGAGCAGGTGGTGGCCGAGCGCGAGGCCAACGGGTTGTTCAAGGACCTAGAAGACCTGTTCACCCGCGTGCCTTACGGGTCTTTGAACCGACGCGCGTTGGAAGGCCTCGCCAGCAGCGGGGCCTTTGACATGCTGGAGCCCAACCGCGCCAAGGTCATGGCCAATGCCGACATGCTGCTGGCCTGCGCCGATGAGGCCGAGCGCACCCGCACCAGCGGGCAGGGCGGGTTGTTCGGCAGCGATGGGGACACCGCCGCGCTGCGCCTCACCGAAACCCCCGCCTGGAGCCGGATGGATCAGATGGGCAAGGAGCGCGAGAACTTCGGCTTCTATTTCGCGGCTCACCCCGTGGCGCAATGGCACGCCATCGCCTCGGCCAATGGCGCGCGTTCCTATGGCGCACTGATGTCGCAGGGCGCCCCTCCGGGCGGGCGGGCCAATGCGGTGATGGCCTGCATGGTCGAAAGCGTCCAGAAGCGCAAAACCAAGCGCGGCAAGGATTTTATCATGGCGGAGTTCTCCGACTCCTCCGGCCAGTTCTCCGCCTCCTGTTTCGAGGAAACGCTGGTCGAGCCTTTCCTGAACTGGGCCAAGGAAAGCACCTGCATCCTGCTGACGGTCGAACTCGACAGCCCCAGCCCGGAAGAGCCGCCCCGCGTCACCATCCGCGGCGGCCAGCCTTTGTCCGAAGTGCGCAATGCCGCGCGCATGATGCTGCGCATCGAGGTGTCCCAGCCCGAGGCCTTTGTGCAACTGGCCACCATTCTGCCGCGCGTGGGGGCTGGTGAAGGCTCCGGCGCCAGCGCCAAGGGCGAGGTGGTCGCGACGCTGAAAACCGGCGATCCGGTGCCGCCGCAGTTGCGACTGGGTCAGGATTTTGCGCTGGATGGCGATCTGGTCGAGGTGATTGCGGCGATCGAGGGCGTGACGGTTCTGTCGTTTGCGCCTCAGCGGGGTAGGGCGCAGTTGCGGTTGGTGGCTTGA
- a CDS encoding N-formylglutamate amidohydrolase, giving the protein MSANQPWRLLGTPRSGGVLVISDHASNRVPDGVTLGIDPFCMTQHVAIDIGVAGVAAHMVEQGGADAAWLADVSRLVCDVNREEDAPGAIPETSDGILIPGNALDEHGRGQRLALYHRPYHTALAQTLAAHEPGLILSLHSFTPSLSTRPEEARPWHIGVLYNDDARAPRLALPWLEAIEGLCVGDQKPYSGRQLNYTMNRHAEARGRLYLGVEVRQDLIGDAAGQALWAGRLSGLCRHILEVAG; this is encoded by the coding sequence GTGAGCGCAAACCAACCCTGGCGCCTGCTGGGCACGCCGCGCTCGGGCGGGGTGCTGGTGATCTCCGACCATGCCAGCAACCGTGTGCCCGATGGGGTGACTCTGGGCATCGATCCCTTCTGCATGACCCAGCATGTGGCGATCGACATCGGCGTGGCAGGCGTTGCCGCGCATATGGTCGAGCAGGGCGGGGCGGATGCGGCATGGCTGGCGGATGTCAGCCGGCTGGTCTGCGATGTGAACCGCGAGGAGGATGCGCCCGGTGCCATCCCCGAAACCAGTGACGGTATCCTGATCCCCGGCAATGCGCTGGATGAGCATGGGCGCGGGCAAAGGCTGGCGCTGTATCACCGCCCCTATCACACCGCTCTGGCGCAAACGCTGGCGGCGCATGAGCCCGGCCTGATCCTGTCGCTGCACAGCTTCACGCCCTCGCTCTCGACCCGGCCGGAAGAGGCGCGGCCCTGGCATATCGGCGTGCTCTACAATGATGATGCCCGCGCGCCGCGCCTGGCCCTGCCATGGCTGGAGGCGATCGAGGGCCTGTGTGTCGGCGACCAGAAGCCCTATTCGGGGCGTCAGCTCAATTACACGATGAACCGCCACGCCGAGGCACGCGGGCGGCTCTATCTGGGGGTGGAGGTGCGGCAGGACCTTATCGGCGATGCCGCCGGGCAGGCGCTATGGGCCGGGCGTCTTTCGGGCCTGTGCCGCCATATTCTGGAGGTGGCGGGCTGA
- a CDS encoding Flp family type IVb pilin, translated as MIRMSQPILQRLWRDQRGATAIEYGLIAALIAIGIIAGVRGLGNQINSGFVAASSGMSAPSA; from the coding sequence ATGATTCGCATGTCTCAGCCGATCCTGCAGCGCCTGTGGCGCGACCAGCGCGGCGCCACCGCGATCGAATATGGGCTGATCGCCGCCCTGATCGCGATCGGTATCATCGCCGGCGTCAGGGGTCTGGGCAATCAGATCAACAGCGGTTTTGTCGCCGCGTCCAGCGGGATGTCCGCGCCCTCCGCCTGA
- a CDS encoding PA0069 family radical SAM protein: protein MAVSPPAPRGRGAVSGATSTRFALPQREVDRDWLDERAALEEEVPRLATTVTEEAARTILSFNKSPDIGFDRSVNVFRGCEHGCIYCYARPTHAYLDLSPGLDFETKLFVKPQAAKLLRRTLAARGYSPAPIAMGTNTDPYQPIESRYRLTRQILELCLEVRHPVTITTKSDRVLADLDVLRELAARQLTAVAISVTSLDAALSRKLEPRAATPMKRLAALGALVEAGVPAYVNVSPIIPAITEDWIERILEQAAERGAHGASWIMLRLPHEVAPLFREWLDTHFPERAAKVMSILNQIRGGRDNDPNFHTRMKPQGVWADLTRARFRKAVARLGLQRGRVVLDCSQFVAPERDGQMRLF, encoded by the coding sequence ATGGCCGTTTCTCCTCCCGCTCCGCGTGGACGTGGCGCCGTTTCGGGCGCAACCAGCACACGCTTTGCCCTGCCCCAGCGCGAGGTGGACCGCGACTGGCTGGACGAGCGCGCCGCGCTGGAGGAAGAGGTTCCGCGCCTGGCCACCACGGTCACAGAAGAGGCGGCGCGAACGATCCTCTCGTTCAACAAGTCGCCCGATATCGGCTTTGACCGGTCGGTGAATGTGTTTCGGGGGTGTGAGCATGGCTGCATCTATTGTTACGCGCGGCCCACCCATGCCTATCTCGACCTTTCACCGGGACTGGATTTCGAGACAAAGCTTTTCGTCAAACCGCAGGCCGCCAAGCTGCTGCGCCGCACGCTGGCCGCGCGCGGATACAGCCCCGCCCCCATCGCCATGGGCACCAACACCGATCCCTATCAGCCCATCGAGAGCCGCTATCGCCTGACCCGCCAGATTCTGGAGCTGTGCCTTGAGGTGCGCCACCCCGTCACCATCACCACCAAATCCGACCGCGTGCTAGCCGATCTGGATGTGCTGCGCGAACTGGCCGCGCGCCAACTGACCGCTGTGGCAATCTCGGTCACCAGCCTCGACGCCGCGCTCTCCCGCAAGCTGGAGCCGCGCGCCGCCACGCCGATGAAGCGGCTGGCAGCACTCGGCGCGCTGGTCGAGGCGGGGGTGCCGGCCTATGTCAACGTCTCGCCCATCATCCCCGCCATCACCGAGGACTGGATCGAGCGTATCCTCGAGCAGGCCGCAGAGCGCGGCGCGCACGGCGCAAGCTGGATCATGCTGCGCCTGCCTCACGAGGTCGCCCCGCTGTTCCGCGAGTGGCTGGACACGCATTTTCCGGAGCGCGCGGCCAAGGTGATGTCGATCCTCAACCAGATCCGGGGCGGGCGGGATAATGATCCGAACTTTCACACGCGCATGAAGCCGCAAGGCGTGTGGGCGGATCTGACCCGCGCGCGGTTTCGCAAGGCGGTGGCGCGGCTGGGGTTGCAGCGGGGGCGCGTGGTGCTGGATTGCTCGCAGTTCGTGGCGCCGGAAAGGGATGGGCAGATGAGGTTGTTTTGA
- a CDS encoding 4-(cytidine 5'-diphospho)-2-C-methyl-D-erythritol kinase produces MTTLTETAYAKINLALHVRARREDGYHELETFFAFVDAGDEIAVTQADSDSLTITGEFAPLLAGEDGNLVLDALALLPRAQGWHVSLDKALPVAAGLGGGSADVGAVFRLAQRTHGLPDGWQQAAAKLGADVPACVESVAMIGRGTGTDLAPAPSDLQGCPVLLVNPRVPLPTGPVFKAWDRVDRGAMPEGSAREVALQGRNDLEAPAISICPPVADVLAALGRTGAFLSRMSGSGATCFALFDDVAARDAAREAIAAEQPGWWQLAGLLR; encoded by the coding sequence ATGACGACACTGACCGAAACCGCCTATGCCAAGATCAACCTTGCCCTGCATGTGCGTGCGCGCCGTGAGGATGGCTATCACGAGCTGGAGACCTTCTTCGCCTTCGTCGATGCCGGAGACGAGATCGCGGTCACCCAAGCGGACAGCGATTCGCTGACGATCACGGGCGAGTTCGCGCCGCTGCTGGCGGGTGAGGACGGCAATCTGGTGCTCGATGCGCTGGCGCTGCTGCCGCGCGCGCAGGGTTGGCATGTCTCGCTGGACAAGGCGCTGCCGGTGGCGGCGGGGCTGGGCGGGGGCTCGGCGGATGTGGGGGCGGTGTTCCGTCTGGCTCAGCGCACGCATGGCCTGCCCGATGGCTGGCAGCAGGCCGCCGCCAAGCTGGGCGCCGATGTGCCCGCCTGTGTGGAGAGCGTGGCGATGATCGGGCGGGGCACCGGCACCGATCTGGCCCCGGCGCCGAGCGATCTGCAGGGCTGCCCGGTGCTGCTGGTCAATCCGCGCGTGCCGCTGCCGACGGGGCCGGTGTTCAAGGCCTGGGACCGCGTCGATCGCGGGGCGATGCCGGAGGGCAGCGCGCGTGAGGTGGCCTTGCAGGGCCGCAACGATCTGGAGGCGCCGGCGATCTCGATCTGCCCGCCGGTGGCCGATGTGCTGGCGGCGCTGGGGCGGACGGGGGCTTTCCTGTCGCGCATGTCGGGTTCGGGCGCGACCTGCTTTGCGCTGTTCGACGATGTGGCGGCGCGCGATGCCGCCCGCGAGGCCATCGCGGCGGAGCAGCCCGGCTGGTGGCAGTTGGCGGGGCTTCTGCGGTGA
- a CDS encoding lytic transglycosylase domain-containing protein — MALTCAALPALAPDAALANSAAAEYFMGRNAHSAVPKLLSEDERSWYKDAFATLKRQDWATLRQMLATRPDGPLHNLLRAEYYIAPGSPRIELDALNQWLATGTSLPEAEQIEALAAKRGGTALPALPSAQQLVAWPSAPRRTRPRSVADNSMPANVAGSINDRIKINDTAGAKQLLDGVDATLSPEARAEWRDKVAWAYYINNQDNEAYAQAIAAAQDANFPTTGAWVGEAWWTAGLAAWRQGACQQAIPAFAEAAKSGSNQEMVSAAYYWQSRAFVRCRQPEQAAAALRSAARADETLYGMLAAEQLGLKMPGTHAQPDFTAADWQNLRDNANVRVAVGLAEVGEDGLADDVLRYQARIGAPGQYQQLSRLARDLGLPGTQLWMAYNAPGNSSPAPASRYPTPKWTPATGWKVDPALLFAHTLQESAFRTNVVSGAGARGLMQIMPAAARDHAAYLGVSGNVTDLTRPEINLAFGQEHLEALKSNAATQGLLPKVIAAYNAGPLPVSRWNTQIHDNGDPLLWMESVPYWETRGYVATVLRNYWMYERQAGAGSESRVVMAQGMWPTFPELSGSKGVRVAAKDWPTAAPVTQVADRN, encoded by the coding sequence ATGGCCCTGACCTGCGCGGCCCTGCCCGCTCTGGCGCCCGATGCGGCGCTCGCCAATTCCGCCGCCGCCGAATATTTCATGGGCCGCAACGCGCATTCCGCCGTGCCCAAGCTGCTCTCCGAGGATGAGCGTAGCTGGTACAAGGACGCTTTCGCCACCCTCAAGCGTCAGGACTGGGCCACCCTGCGCCAGATGCTGGCGACCCGCCCCGATGGCCCGCTCCATAATTTGCTGCGCGCCGAATATTACATCGCCCCCGGCAGCCCGCGCATCGAACTCGACGCGCTGAACCAGTGGCTGGCCACCGGCACCTCGCTGCCCGAGGCCGAACAGATCGAGGCTCTGGCCGCCAAGCGCGGCGGCACCGCGCTGCCCGCGCTGCCTTCCGCGCAGCAACTGGTGGCATGGCCCAGCGCCCCGCGTCGCACCCGTCCCCGCTCGGTGGCGGACAATTCGATGCCCGCCAATGTTGCCGGCAGCATCAACGATCGCATCAAGATCAACGATACGGCGGGCGCCAAGCAGCTTCTTGATGGCGTCGATGCCACGCTGAGCCCCGAGGCGCGGGCCGAATGGCGCGACAAGGTCGCCTGGGCCTATTACATCAACAATCAGGACAATGAGGCCTATGCGCAGGCGATCGCCGCCGCGCAGGATGCCAACTTCCCCACCACCGGCGCCTGGGTGGGCGAGGCATGGTGGACCGCAGGGCTGGCCGCATGGCGTCAGGGCGCCTGCCAGCAGGCCATCCCCGCCTTTGCCGAGGCCGCCAAGTCGGGCAGCAATCAGGAAATGGTCTCCGCCGCCTATTACTGGCAGTCGCGCGCTTTCGTGCGCTGCCGCCAGCCCGAGCAGGCCGCCGCAGCGCTGCGCTCCGCCGCGCGCGCTGACGAGACGCTCTATGGCATGCTGGCGGCCGAGCAGCTCGGGCTGAAGATGCCCGGCACGCATGCCCAGCCTGATTTCACCGCCGCCGACTGGCAGAACCTGCGCGACAACGCCAATGTGCGCGTCGCCGTGGGCCTGGCAGAGGTCGGCGAGGATGGTCTGGCCGACGATGTGCTGCGCTATCAGGCCCGCATCGGCGCGCCCGGCCAGTATCAGCAACTCTCGCGTCTGGCGCGTGACCTTGGCCTGCCCGGCACCCAGCTCTGGATGGCCTATAACGCGCCGGGCAACAGCAGCCCCGCGCCTGCCAGCCGCTATCCCACGCCCAAATGGACTCCGGCCACCGGCTGGAAGGTCGATCCGGCGCTGCTGTTTGCGCATACCCTTCAGGAATCGGCCTTCCGCACCAATGTCGTCAGCGGTGCTGGTGCGCGCGGCCTGATGCAGATCATGCCCGCCGCCGCGCGCGACCACGCCGCCTATCTGGGCGTCTCGGGCAATGTCACCGACCTCACCCGTCCCGAGATCAATCTCGCCTTCGGGCAGGAGCATCTCGAGGCACTGAAGTCGAACGCGGCCACGCAGGGCCTGCTGCCCAAGGTGATCGCCGCCTACAACGCCGGGCCGCTGCCTGTCTCGCGCTGGAACACCCAGATCCATGACAATGGCGACCCGCTGCTGTGGATGGAATCGGTGCCCTATTGGGAAACGCGCGGCTATGTCGCCACCGTGCTGCGCAACTACTGGATGTATGAGCGTCAGGCCGGAGCGGGCTCGGAAAGCCGCGTGGTGATGGCGCAGGGCATGTGGCCGACCTTCCCCGAACTGTCGGGCAGCAAGGGCGTCCGCGTCGCCGCCAAGGACTGGCCGACTGCCGCGCCCGTGACTCAGGTTGCGGACAGGAACTGA